One window of Saccharopolyspora phatthalungensis genomic DNA carries:
- a CDS encoding methylated-DNA--[protein]-cysteine S-methyltransferase gives MSLSWSALASPVGELTVVATASGVCRVAFSGPDEVLGEYAGAELSRDTGIAAEAARQLGEYFAWRRREFDVPIEWAPLEGLRLHVLRTLLELVPFGETVSYKGLAELSGRPEASRAVGTIMGGNPVPLIVPCHRVLASGGGLGGFGPGLAAKRRLLVLEGVLEPSLLELDLLPAGQE, from the coding sequence ATGTCTCTGTCGTGGAGCGCGCTCGCCAGCCCTGTCGGGGAGCTGACGGTGGTCGCAACCGCGTCCGGGGTGTGCCGGGTGGCCTTCTCCGGACCGGACGAGGTGCTCGGCGAATACGCCGGAGCCGAGCTGAGCCGGGACACCGGCATCGCGGCCGAGGCCGCGCGCCAGCTCGGCGAGTACTTCGCGTGGCGGCGCCGGGAGTTCGACGTGCCGATCGAATGGGCTCCGCTGGAAGGGCTGCGGTTGCACGTGCTGCGCACCTTGTTAGAGCTGGTTCCGTTCGGCGAAACGGTCAGCTACAAGGGGCTCGCGGAGCTATCCGGGCGGCCGGAGGCTTCGCGGGCGGTCGGCACGATCATGGGCGGCAACCCGGTGCCGTTGATCGTGCCGTGCCACCGAGTGCTGGCCAGTGGTGGAGGGCTCGGCGGGTTCGGTCCCGGGTTGGCGGCCAAGCGGCGGCTGCTGGTGCTGGAAGGCGTCCTGGAGCCGAGCCTGCTGGAGCTCGACCTGCTACCGGCCGGCCAGGAATAG
- a CDS encoding MFS transporter, protein MAESSHILSFRPLVRCRGVDKTDDVISTVSARRVHPAWWVAGVAFIALLGAAAFRSVPGVFMNPLHDEFGWPHSVISAAVSLNLLLYGLTAPFAAALMVRFGIRRVTVTALLLVAAGSGLTVFMTASWQLVVCWGLLVGLGTGSMALAFVSTVVDRWFVARRGLVSGVLTAGSATGQLIFLPLAAVLVEKFGWRVASLAIAATALLVGLLVWAVMRECPRDVGVAAYGATGEEPEPVRERGNPAALALRTLRDAARVPAFWLLAGGFAICGASTNGLVNTHFVPAAHDHGMPTTTAAGLLAVIGIFDVVGTVASGWLTDKVNPRFLLAVYYTLRGVSLFLLPQLFAPSVEANMVLFVVFYGLDWVATVPPTLALCREHFGPRASVVFGWVFASHQVGAAAIASIAGVVRDEFGDYAVAWYGAGLLCLLATAFSVSIRRIGATPKVPVATGSASR, encoded by the coding sequence ATGGCCGAATCTTCTCACATATTGTCCTTCCGGCCACTAGTTCGGTGCCGGGGCGTCGACAAGACTGACGACGTGATCAGCACTGTGTCCGCGCGCCGCGTCCATCCCGCCTGGTGGGTGGCGGGCGTCGCCTTCATCGCCCTGCTCGGCGCGGCGGCCTTCCGGTCGGTTCCCGGCGTGTTCATGAATCCACTGCACGACGAATTCGGCTGGCCGCACAGCGTCATCTCGGCCGCCGTATCGCTGAACCTCTTGCTTTACGGCCTGACCGCGCCGTTCGCGGCGGCGCTGATGGTGCGCTTCGGCATCCGCCGGGTCACCGTCACCGCGCTGCTGCTCGTGGCGGCGGGAAGCGGGCTGACGGTGTTCATGACGGCCAGCTGGCAGCTGGTGGTGTGCTGGGGACTCCTGGTGGGGCTGGGCACCGGATCGATGGCGCTCGCCTTCGTGTCCACTGTGGTCGATCGGTGGTTCGTGGCGCGGCGCGGCCTGGTCAGCGGCGTGCTGACCGCCGGCAGCGCGACCGGGCAGCTGATCTTTCTGCCGCTGGCGGCCGTCCTCGTCGAGAAATTCGGCTGGCGCGTCGCCTCGCTGGCCATCGCCGCGACGGCATTGCTGGTCGGCTTGCTGGTGTGGGCGGTGATGCGCGAGTGCCCCCGCGACGTCGGCGTCGCCGCCTACGGCGCGACGGGCGAGGAGCCCGAGCCGGTGCGAGAGCGCGGCAATCCCGCCGCGCTCGCGCTGCGCACCCTGCGCGACGCGGCCCGCGTACCGGCTTTCTGGCTGCTGGCCGGTGGTTTCGCCATCTGCGGGGCGAGCACCAACGGGCTGGTGAACACACACTTCGTGCCTGCCGCGCACGACCACGGGATGCCGACGACGACGGCCGCCGGGCTGCTGGCCGTGATCGGGATCTTCGACGTGGTCGGCACCGTGGCGTCGGGCTGGTTGACCGACAAGGTCAACCCGCGGTTCCTGCTCGCCGTCTACTACACCCTGCGCGGCGTCTCGCTTTTCCTGCTGCCGCAGCTGTTCGCGCCCTCGGTGGAGGCGAACATGGTGCTGTTCGTGGTGTTCTACGGGCTGGATTGGGTGGCCACCGTGCCGCCGACCCTGGCGTTGTGCCGGGAGCACTTCGGGCCCCGCGCCTCGGTGGTGTTCGGCTGGGTCTTCGCATCGCACCAGGTCGGGGCGGCGGCCATCGCCAGCATCGCGGGCGTGGTGCGCGACGAGTTCGGCGACTACGCCGTTGCTTGGTACGGCGCGGGCCTGCTGTGCCTGCTGGCGACGGCCTTCTCCGTCTCGATCCGGCGGATCGGCGCGACACCCAAGGTGCCGGTCGCCACGGGGTCAGCGTCACGGTGA
- a CDS encoding GlxA family transcriptional regulator encodes MTTPSSPHRIAVLGIPQVVGFDLAIPSQIFAGALGPDGEPLYDVQVCSLDGGPIRTTRGFSILPESDPGFLTAPDTLIIPGTHVEGPCTDGSLDPHLADYLAGLPGTTRIMSICTGAYVLAAAGLLDGRPATTHWAHARRFQRLYPQVRLHPDVLFVDDGDVLTSAGVAAGIDLCLHVIRRDHGSEVANSAARSSVVPPWRDGGQSQYIERPLPETGDTGTASTRAWMLQRLADPLTLDEVAAQAGMSVRTFTRRFRGETGTSPLDWLLQQRIERARHLLESTDLPIDAVAEQSGLKTASSLRKHLRLRLGTSPATYRRTFRRVDQVGAGR; translated from the coding sequence ATGACGACGCCCAGTAGCCCGCACCGCATCGCGGTGCTCGGCATCCCGCAGGTCGTCGGCTTCGACCTCGCGATCCCGTCGCAGATCTTCGCCGGCGCCCTCGGACCGGACGGCGAACCGCTCTACGACGTCCAGGTCTGCAGCCTCGACGGTGGCCCGATCCGCACCACCCGCGGCTTCTCGATCCTGCCCGAATCCGACCCCGGCTTCCTGACCGCGCCGGACACGCTGATCATCCCCGGCACCCACGTCGAGGGGCCGTGCACCGACGGCAGCCTGGACCCACACCTGGCCGACTACCTCGCCGGGCTGCCCGGCACCACCCGGATCATGTCGATCTGCACCGGCGCCTACGTGCTCGCGGCGGCCGGCCTGCTCGACGGCCGCCCGGCGACCACCCACTGGGCGCACGCACGCCGCTTCCAGCGCCTGTACCCGCAGGTGCGGCTGCACCCGGACGTGCTGTTCGTGGACGACGGCGACGTGCTGACCTCGGCGGGGGTGGCCGCCGGGATCGACCTGTGCCTGCACGTCATCCGCCGCGACCACGGCAGCGAGGTCGCCAACTCCGCGGCCCGGTCCAGCGTCGTGCCGCCGTGGCGCGACGGTGGCCAGTCCCAGTACATCGAACGGCCGCTGCCGGAGACCGGCGACACCGGCACCGCATCCACGCGCGCGTGGATGCTACAGCGGCTCGCCGATCCGCTCACGCTGGACGAGGTAGCGGCCCAGGCCGGGATGAGCGTGCGGACCTTCACCCGGCGGTTCCGGGGCGAGACCGGCACCAGCCCGCTGGACTGGCTGCTGCAACAACGCATCGAGCGCGCCCGCCACCTGCTGGAGTCCACCGATCTTCCGATCGACGCGGTCGCCGAGCAGTCCGGCCTGAAGACCGCGTCCTCGTTGCGCAAGCATCTGCGGCTGCGCCTGGGCACCAGCCCCGCCACCTACCGCCGCACCTTCCGCCGCGTCGACCAGGTCGGTGCCGGGCGGTGA